From Mycolicibacterium nivoides, a single genomic window includes:
- a CDS encoding cation acetate symporter: MTGAPLTAAALLASVVATIAIGAYGVRLSRTTSDFLVASRSVGPQWNAAAISGEYLSAASFLGVAGLIAKYGADALWYPVGFTAGYLGVLLFVAAPLRRSGAYTVPDFAEFRLGSARLRKVAMLVVVMICLFYLAPQYQGAGLALKTLLGVPVWVGPLLVAAIVITNVVAGGMRSITFVQAFQYWLKLTAVAVPALALLGLFVGDRGELGGPLPPTVQQQTTVQIDTDVMVQVIEPAGITVTGDLDGRHVESARITAPGQHTLGAGTTLTLAAGAATPVVAGTPGTGSEWIASGGGLGGGHPLYQVLSIIVATFLGTMGLPHVLVRFYTNPDGRAARRTALAVVALLSVFYFFPILLGVFSRLYVPQLLITGTADAAVLLAPGAAFGGIGGQLLAALVAAGAIAAFLATSSGLLVSIAGALATDVLRGRVRDFRIAAVVGGLIPIPLSLMVSGLELSRSVGLAFAVAASTLCPLLVLGIWWRGLTVVGAACGLVVGGCVCGGAVLVAITGGVDDAVLGGWPAVMVGYPAAVSVPIAFLTMIIVSLFTRPTPGVAQIFARMHVPERLGLGVERVPTG; this comes from the coding sequence ATGACCGGCGCACCGCTGACCGCCGCCGCCCTGCTGGCCTCCGTGGTCGCCACCATCGCGATCGGGGCCTACGGAGTCCGGTTGTCGCGCACCACCTCCGACTTCCTGGTGGCCTCACGCAGCGTCGGACCGCAGTGGAATGCCGCCGCGATCTCGGGTGAATACCTGTCCGCTGCTTCCTTTCTCGGGGTAGCCGGGCTGATCGCGAAGTACGGGGCCGACGCACTGTGGTACCCGGTCGGTTTCACCGCGGGTTATCTGGGCGTGCTGTTGTTCGTGGCAGCACCCCTGCGCCGCTCGGGGGCCTACACCGTTCCCGACTTCGCCGAATTCCGGCTCGGCTCGGCGCGGCTGCGCAAGGTGGCGATGCTCGTCGTCGTGATGATCTGCCTCTTCTATCTGGCCCCGCAGTATCAGGGGGCCGGGCTCGCCCTGAAAACACTTCTGGGCGTTCCGGTCTGGGTCGGGCCGCTGCTGGTCGCCGCGATCGTCATCACCAATGTGGTGGCCGGCGGCATGCGGTCGATCACGTTCGTGCAGGCGTTTCAGTACTGGCTCAAACTCACGGCCGTCGCGGTCCCCGCGCTGGCGCTGCTCGGGTTGTTCGTCGGCGACCGCGGCGAACTGGGCGGCCCGCTGCCGCCGACCGTGCAGCAGCAGACCACCGTGCAGATCGACACCGACGTCATGGTCCAGGTGATCGAACCGGCCGGCATCACCGTGACCGGCGATCTCGACGGCCGCCACGTCGAGTCGGCCAGGATCACCGCGCCCGGGCAACACACCCTCGGCGCGGGCACCACGCTGACGCTGGCCGCAGGCGCTGCCACACCCGTGGTGGCCGGCACCCCGGGCACCGGCAGCGAGTGGATCGCCTCGGGCGGCGGCCTGGGCGGCGGACATCCGCTCTATCAGGTGTTGTCCATCATCGTCGCGACGTTCCTGGGCACCATGGGCCTGCCCCATGTGCTGGTGCGCTTCTACACCAATCCCGACGGGCGGGCGGCCCGGCGCACCGCGCTCGCGGTGGTGGCACTGCTGTCGGTGTTCTACTTCTTCCCGATCCTGCTCGGGGTGTTCTCCCGGTTGTATGTCCCACAGCTGCTGATCACCGGAACTGCGGACGCCGCAGTGCTTTTGGCGCCGGGCGCCGCATTCGGCGGAATCGGCGGCCAACTGCTGGCCGCACTCGTGGCCGCCGGTGCGATCGCGGCATTCCTGGCCACCTCGTCGGGGCTGCTGGTCAGCATCGCCGGCGCCCTGGCCACAGACGTGCTGCGCGGCCGGGTGCGCGATTTCCGGATCGCCGCGGTGGTCGGCGGACTGATCCCGATTCCGTTGTCGCTGATGGTGTCCGGGCTGGAGCTGTCCCGCAGCGTCGGACTGGCCTTCGCCGTCGCGGCGTCCACGCTGTGCCCGCTGCTGGTGCTCGGGATCTGGTGGCGCGGCCTGACGGTCGTCGGCGCCGCGTGCGGGCTCGTGGTGGGCGGGTGCGTGTGCGGCGGCGCGGTGCTCGTGGCGATCACCGGCGGCGTGGACGATGCCGTGCTCGGCGGCTGGCCCGCGGTGATGGTGGGCTACCCGGCGGCGGTCAGTGTGCCGATCGCCTTCCTCACGATGATCATCGTCAGCTTGTTCACGCGGCCCACCCCCGGCGTCGCGCAGATCTTCGCGCGCATGCACGTGCCGGAGCGCCTCGGCCTGGGTGTCGAACGCGTACCCACCGGCTGA
- a CDS encoding acyltransferase family protein — MTVAADTAAEKAPAKGLFPSPAEVEAQTPADRDRAIDVIRIVSLIGVVFGHTVMATSTIRDDVFIWSNLLTESTVFQALTWVFQIMPLFFFAGVAASAQSWRPGSSWGGWLLKRCTRLYRPVFFYLAFWTATLAVLRFVLPVHVYEPIAGISIQLLWFLGAYVLVLAAVPLLARITTTAQVAGAVVGTYAFIAAIDAIRINMDGYASLGYLNTVVWLIPGVFGVAYRRNLLSSGAALRIGIGMLGVNLALLYFGPYELSLVGIETQHLKNMTPPSLLLAGHAIMMCAFAIAAAPAINRWAQRPRVWWLTAIGNSGAMTLYLWHMPLLLGLHLVFDYLGLDRYDPSAPGFVALSVLQLALMAGLVAMAFVALRPLENNPLPLWDGGAVAGPGIRSATVGWLLCVAGAATLTSVAWGLKDQGVYCVVVMLAALVVARALARD; from the coding sequence ATGACCGTTGCTGCTGACACAGCTGCCGAGAAAGCCCCCGCGAAGGGGCTGTTCCCCTCCCCCGCCGAGGTCGAGGCCCAGACCCCCGCTGACCGGGACCGGGCCATCGACGTCATCCGGATCGTCTCGCTGATCGGTGTGGTGTTCGGGCACACCGTCATGGCCACCAGCACGATCCGCGACGACGTGTTCATCTGGAGCAACCTGCTCACGGAATCCACCGTGTTCCAGGCGCTGACCTGGGTGTTCCAGATCATGCCGCTGTTCTTCTTCGCCGGGGTCGCCGCGTCCGCGCAGTCCTGGCGGCCCGGTTCTTCGTGGGGTGGCTGGCTGCTGAAGCGCTGCACCCGGCTGTACCGCCCGGTGTTCTTCTACCTGGCCTTCTGGACCGCGACCCTGGCGGTGTTGCGGTTCGTGCTGCCCGTACACGTCTACGAGCCCATCGCCGGGATCTCCATCCAGCTGTTGTGGTTCCTCGGCGCGTATGTCCTGGTGTTGGCGGCGGTGCCACTGCTGGCCCGCATCACCACGACCGCGCAGGTGGCCGGGGCGGTCGTCGGCACCTATGCCTTCATCGCCGCGATCGACGCCATCCGGATCAACATGGACGGCTACGCCTCGCTGGGTTACCTCAACACCGTGGTGTGGTTGATCCCCGGCGTGTTCGGTGTCGCCTACCGTCGGAACCTGCTGTCCAGCGGCGCCGCGCTCAGGATCGGGATCGGCATGCTCGGGGTCAACCTGGCGCTGCTGTACTTCGGCCCCTACGAGCTGAGCCTGGTCGGCATCGAGACCCAGCACCTGAAGAACATGACGCCGCCGTCACTGTTGCTGGCCGGTCACGCAATCATGATGTGCGCGTTCGCGATTGCCGCGGCCCCTGCCATCAACCGGTGGGCGCAGAGGCCGCGGGTGTGGTGGCTGACCGCGATCGGCAACTCTGGCGCGATGACGCTGTACCTGTGGCACATGCCGCTGCTGCTGGGCCTGCACCTGGTGTTCGACTACCTGGGCCTGGACCGTTATGACCCGTCGGCCCCCGGGTTCGTCGCCCTGTCGGTACTGCAGTTGGCGTTGATGGCCGGGCTCGTCGCGATGGCATTCGTCGCGCTGCGGCCGCTGGAGAACAACCCGCTGCCGCTGTGGGACGGGGGCGCGGTGGCCGGCCCCGGAATCCGCAGCGCCACCGTGGGCTGGCTGCTGTGCGTGGCCGGCGCAGCCACACTGACCTCGGTGGCCTGGGGCCTGAAGGATCAGGGCGTGTACTGCGTGGTTGTCATGCTCGCCGCGCTCGTCGTGGCCCGGGCGCTGGCCCGCGACTGA
- a CDS encoding MFS transporter yields MPNFRGRYAFALLAYAFLAIMLGTTLPTPMYALYADRMHFAVLTTTVIYATYAGGVLFALLVFGRWSDAIGRRPVLLASVVAALASAGVFLIADSVPVLLIGRVLSGISAGLFTGAGTVAVIEAAPATWRSRAAAVATVANIGGLGAGPLLAGLLVEYAPQPLLLPFVVHIVLAVLAGIALLIVPETSSRAGRIGLQRLSVPTEVRRVFIIAALAAFAGFTVTGLYTAVAPSFLSNVIGITNHAVAGAMAWSIFAASAVAQIFATRIPPQRAVAVGCAILVVGMVILAAALYFSSLPGLIAAAVVSGAGQGISFSRGLAAVAEQAPAERRAEVSSAYFVVAYVALSMPVVGVGFAARDWGLRTAGITFAIAVAVLAAGCLAAILVEEARQDRSADAKLSAST; encoded by the coding sequence ATGCCCAACTTCCGGGGGCGCTATGCCTTCGCCCTGCTCGCATACGCGTTTCTGGCCATCATGCTGGGCACCACACTGCCCACCCCGATGTATGCGCTCTACGCCGACCGCATGCACTTCGCGGTGCTGACCACCACGGTCATCTATGCCACCTACGCCGGCGGGGTGCTGTTCGCACTGCTGGTGTTCGGCCGCTGGTCCGATGCGATCGGCCGGCGGCCGGTACTGCTGGCCAGCGTGGTGGCCGCGCTGGCCAGTGCAGGGGTGTTCCTGATCGCCGACTCGGTCCCGGTGCTGCTGATCGGCCGGGTGCTGTCCGGGATATCGGCGGGGTTGTTCACCGGGGCGGGCACCGTTGCGGTGATCGAGGCTGCCCCAGCCACGTGGCGGTCGCGCGCCGCGGCGGTCGCCACCGTCGCCAACATCGGTGGCCTCGGCGCCGGGCCGCTGCTGGCGGGCCTGCTGGTCGAGTACGCACCGCAGCCGCTGCTCCTGCCGTTCGTCGTGCATATCGTGCTGGCCGTCCTGGCCGGCATCGCGCTGCTGATCGTGCCGGAAACCTCCAGCCGGGCCGGGCGTATCGGACTGCAGCGGCTGTCGGTGCCGACCGAGGTCCGCAGGGTCTTCATCATCGCGGCGCTGGCCGCATTCGCCGGATTCACCGTCACCGGCCTGTACACAGCGGTGGCGCCGTCGTTCCTGTCCAACGTCATCGGGATCACCAACCACGCGGTGGCCGGCGCGATGGCATGGTCGATCTTCGCGGCGTCGGCGGTGGCCCAGATCTTCGCGACCCGGATCCCACCTCAGCGGGCGGTGGCGGTGGGTTGCGCGATCCTCGTCGTCGGCATGGTCATTCTGGCTGCGGCACTGTATTTCTCGTCGCTACCCGGTTTGATCGCGGCCGCGGTGGTGTCTGGCGCCGGGCAGGGCATCAGCTTCAGCCGCGGGCTCGCCGCCGTTGCCGAGCAGGCACCCGCCGAACGCCGTGCCGAAGTCAGTTCGGCGTATTTCGTCGTGGCATACGTGGCCCTGTCGATGCCCGTGGTCGGCGTCGGATTCGCCGCCCGGGACTGGGGATTGCGCACCGCCGGGATCACCTTCGCGATCGCGGTCGCGGTACTCGCCGCGGGCTGCCTGGCTGCCATCCTGGTCGAGGAGGCCCGGCAAGACCGGAGCGCGGACGCGAAGTTGAGTGCATCTACCTAA
- a CDS encoding HhH-GPD-type base excision DNA repair protein — protein sequence MGKLQLVQDPEADALLESNPFALLVGMLLDQQIPMETAFAGPKKIADRLGDVDARTIADYNPDDFIAVVSQTPAIHRFPGSMGKRVQDLARAIVDEYDGDVTALWTDGDPDGKEVLRRLKRLPGFGDQKARIFLALLGKQYGVTPAGWREAAGDYGTAGSFMSVADVVDPGSLQKVRTYKKQMKAAAKEAKAAKA from the coding sequence GTGGGAAAACTGCAGCTGGTCCAAGACCCGGAGGCCGACGCTCTGCTGGAGTCCAACCCGTTCGCGCTCTTGGTGGGGATGCTGTTGGACCAGCAGATCCCGATGGAGACAGCGTTCGCCGGGCCCAAGAAGATCGCCGACCGTCTCGGTGACGTCGACGCCCGCACGATCGCCGATTACAACCCCGACGACTTCATCGCAGTGGTTTCGCAAACGCCCGCCATCCACCGGTTCCCGGGATCGATGGGCAAGCGGGTGCAGGATCTGGCGCGGGCCATCGTCGACGAGTACGACGGTGACGTCACGGCCCTGTGGACTGACGGTGACCCCGACGGCAAAGAGGTACTCCGCCGGCTCAAGCGACTGCCCGGATTCGGCGATCAGAAGGCGCGAATCTTCTTGGCGCTGTTGGGCAAGCAGTACGGTGTGACACCCGCGGGTTGGCGTGAGGCCGCGGGGGATTACGGCACGGCCGGCAGCTTCATGTCGGTGGCCGACGTGGTTGACCCCGGGTCGTTGCAGAAGGTGCGCACCTACAAGAAGCAGATGAAGGCCGCCGCCAAAGAAGCCAAGGCCGCCAAGGCCTGA
- a CDS encoding DUF485 domain-containing protein, which translates to MPEIDLPERVAPTGEQFLAMQASPEFQELRSRLRRFVFPMTAFFLLWYALYVALGAFAHDFMAIRVFGNVNVGLLIGLGQFLTTFLITGLYVRFANRELDPRATAIREELEPEGTV; encoded by the coding sequence GTGCCCGAAATCGACCTTCCCGAGAGGGTTGCCCCCACCGGGGAGCAGTTCCTCGCCATGCAGGCAAGTCCCGAATTCCAGGAGCTGCGTTCCAGACTGCGCCGCTTCGTCTTTCCCATGACCGCGTTCTTCCTGCTCTGGTACGCCCTCTACGTCGCCCTCGGCGCGTTCGCCCACGACTTCATGGCCATCCGGGTGTTCGGCAACGTCAACGTCGGCCTGCTGATCGGGTTGGGCCAGTTCCTGACCACGTTCCTGATCACCGGTCTGTACGTGCGCTTCGCCAACCGGGAACTCGACCCGCGAGCCACCGCCATCCGCGAAGAACTGGAACCGGAGGGCACAGTCTGA
- a CDS encoding DUF1059 domain-containing protein translates to MAKTHLNCPCGEAISGTDEDDLVEKAQTHLAQQHPGREYDREMILFMAY, encoded by the coding sequence ATGGCGAAGACACACCTGAATTGCCCGTGCGGCGAAGCGATCAGCGGGACCGACGAGGACGACCTGGTCGAGAAGGCCCAGACGCATCTGGCTCAGCAGCACCCCGGGCGTGAGTACGACCGGGAAATGATCCTCTTCATGGCTTACTGA
- a CDS encoding sensor histidine kinase: MSGEVAVALALALILAAVAAVVVVRTRKVVATPTERAVHAALHTAAQAARALRQGLDTESAQTAAPYLRELTGTAGLALFDDDAALLARDQEDDAIWQSDTVDVCADTARESISAGRRVLRTARSTAVVAQPLLTEGGEVLGALVVLAPASPGPGMLGAVGEVARYAASQIELAELDASRARLDRAEVLALRAQISPHFIYNALNTIASFVRTDPDRARELILEFADFTRYSFRAAGQYTTLADELRNIDRYLTLERARFGANLRVRLQVAPEVLNVVVPFLALQPLVENAVRHGLAGSGGGSVEIVARDAGAECVITVEDDGAGMDPERLRAGPGDALADRTGESAHVGLTNVDHRLRAAFGNDYGLVVETAVGAGTKVVMRVPKFRSGVRAGGGAFR, translated from the coding sequence ATGTCCGGCGAGGTTGCAGTCGCGCTGGCCCTGGCGCTGATCCTGGCGGCGGTCGCCGCTGTCGTGGTGGTGCGCACCCGAAAGGTGGTGGCTACCCCCACCGAGCGTGCCGTGCACGCCGCGCTGCACACCGCGGCCCAGGCGGCCCGCGCCCTGCGCCAAGGCCTGGACACCGAATCCGCGCAGACCGCCGCGCCCTACCTGCGTGAGTTGACCGGCACCGCGGGGCTGGCGCTGTTCGACGACGACGCCGCCCTGCTGGCCCGCGACCAGGAGGACGACGCGATCTGGCAGTCCGACACCGTCGACGTCTGCGCCGACACCGCACGGGAGTCGATCAGCGCCGGGCGCCGCGTACTGCGAACGGCACGCTCGACGGCTGTCGTGGCCCAGCCGCTGCTGACCGAGGGCGGTGAGGTGCTCGGTGCGCTCGTCGTGCTGGCCCCGGCCAGCCCCGGCCCGGGCATGCTGGGGGCGGTCGGCGAAGTGGCGCGCTATGCGGCCAGCCAGATCGAGTTGGCCGAGCTCGACGCGTCGCGCGCCCGGCTGGACCGGGCCGAGGTGCTGGCGCTGCGCGCCCAGATCAGCCCGCACTTCATCTACAACGCGCTCAACACCATTGCGTCGTTCGTCCGCACCGACCCCGACCGGGCCCGTGAACTGATCCTGGAATTCGCCGACTTCACCCGCTATTCGTTCCGCGCGGCCGGGCAGTACACCACGCTGGCCGACGAACTGCGCAACATCGACCGCTATCTCACCCTGGAACGGGCCCGGTTCGGCGCCAACCTTCGGGTGCGGCTGCAGGTGGCCCCCGAGGTACTCAACGTCGTGGTGCCGTTTCTCGCACTACAACCGTTGGTGGAGAACGCGGTGCGGCACGGGCTGGCCGGCAGCGGCGGCGGATCCGTGGAGATCGTCGCGCGCGACGCGGGCGCCGAATGCGTCATCACCGTCGAGGACGACGGCGCGGGCATGGATCCCGAGAGGCTGCGTGCCGGGCCGGGCGACGCACTGGCCGACCGCACCGGCGAATCCGCCCACGTCGGGCTGACCAATGTGGACCATCGGCTGCGCGCGGCATTCGGCAACGACTACGGTCTTGTGGTCGAGACAGCGGTCGGCGCGGGCACGAAAGTGGTGATGCGCGTGCCGAAGTTCCGCTCAGGAGTCCGAGCCGGCGGAGGTGCTTTCAGGTGA
- a CDS encoding nitroreductase family protein, producing MDLYDVMRTTGATREFTDEPLPDDVLERILDNARFAPTGGNRQGTRVVVIRDRQTRESLADLSVTGARRYIAQQRNGESPWNPVHPMGVSADEVAAVQVPRAAMLLDAAVVLVVCVDLGVVAAIDQDLDRIGVVSGASVYPFVWNILLAARNEGYGGVLTTMAVAEEPKVKALLGIPEPFAIAAVVPLGKPVRQFTKLKRMPVADIASRERFDGPPF from the coding sequence ATGGACTTGTACGACGTCATGCGCACGACCGGGGCCACCCGCGAGTTCACCGACGAACCCCTGCCCGACGACGTGCTGGAACGGATCCTCGACAACGCCCGGTTCGCGCCCACCGGCGGTAACCGCCAGGGCACGCGCGTCGTGGTGATTCGCGATCGCCAGACCCGCGAGTCCCTTGCCGACCTCAGTGTCACCGGCGCGCGCCGCTACATCGCCCAACAGCGAAACGGTGAGAGCCCATGGAACCCGGTGCATCCCATGGGTGTATCGGCCGACGAAGTGGCCGCCGTACAGGTTCCGCGGGCCGCCATGCTCCTCGATGCCGCCGTGGTTCTCGTGGTCTGCGTCGACCTCGGTGTCGTCGCGGCGATCGACCAGGATCTCGACCGCATCGGCGTGGTTTCCGGCGCCTCGGTGTATCCGTTCGTGTGGAACATCCTGCTGGCAGCGCGCAACGAAGGGTACGGCGGCGTGCTGACCACCATGGCCGTTGCGGAGGAGCCCAAGGTCAAGGCATTGCTCGGGATACCGGAGCCGTTCGCCATCGCCGCGGTCGTGCCGCTCGGCAAGCCCGTACGCCAGTTCACGAAACTCAAGCGCATGCCGGTTGCCGACATCGCCAGTCGCGAACGCTTCGACGGGCCGCCGTTCTAG
- a CDS encoding solute symporter family protein, which yields MSTAYLAAETVGNPVANIGIFSVFVVVTMIVVIKASKRNATADEFFTGGRGFSGPQNGIAIAGDYLSAASFLGIAGAIAVYGYDGFLYSIGFLVAWLVALLLVAELLRNTGKFTMADVLSFRLKQRPVRLAAAISTLTVSLFYLLAQMAGAGGLVALLLDVNSRAGQSIVIAVVGILMIVYVLVGGMKGTTWVQIIKAVLLIAGAALMTVMVLSKFGLNFSEILGSAQSAISEATTKGVSGRDVLAPGAQYGGSLTSQINFISLALALVLGTAGLPHVLMRFYTVPTAKEARRSVVWAIALIGAFYLFTLVLGYGAAALVGPDRILGAAGGVNSAAPLLAFELGGVILLGVISAVAFATILAVVAGLTITASASFAHDIYASVLKSHKVTEDEQVRVSRITAVVLGVFAIGLGILANGQNVAFLVALAFAVAAAANLPTILYSLYWKRFNTRGALWSMYGGLISTIVLIVFSPAVSGSKTAMIPGADFAYFPLANPGIVSIPLAFALGIIGTLTSRDTGDPELNAEMEVRSLTGVGAEKAVAH from the coding sequence ATGTCGACCGCGTATCTCGCCGCCGAGACCGTCGGCAACCCCGTCGCCAACATCGGCATCTTCAGCGTCTTCGTCGTCGTCACGATGATCGTGGTGATCAAGGCCAGTAAGCGCAATGCCACCGCCGACGAGTTCTTCACCGGTGGCCGCGGCTTCTCCGGCCCGCAGAACGGCATCGCCATCGCCGGCGACTACCTGTCGGCGGCCAGCTTCCTCGGCATCGCCGGCGCCATCGCCGTCTACGGCTATGACGGCTTCCTCTACTCCATCGGATTCCTGGTGGCCTGGCTGGTGGCCCTGCTGCTGGTGGCCGAATTGCTGCGCAACACCGGCAAATTCACCATGGCCGACGTGCTGAGCTTCCGGCTCAAGCAGCGGCCGGTGCGACTGGCCGCTGCCATCTCGACGCTGACGGTGTCGCTGTTCTACCTACTGGCGCAGATGGCCGGGGCCGGCGGCCTGGTGGCCCTGCTGCTCGACGTCAACAGCCGGGCCGGGCAGTCGATCGTGATCGCCGTCGTCGGCATCCTGATGATCGTCTACGTTCTGGTCGGCGGCATGAAGGGCACCACGTGGGTGCAGATCATCAAGGCCGTGCTGCTGATCGCCGGCGCCGCACTGATGACCGTGATGGTGCTGAGCAAGTTCGGGCTTAACTTCTCCGAAATCCTGGGCTCGGCGCAATCGGCCATCTCCGAGGCCACCACCAAGGGCGTGTCCGGCCGGGACGTGCTGGCCCCGGGCGCGCAGTACGGCGGATCGCTCACCTCGCAGATCAACTTCATCTCGCTGGCGCTGGCGTTGGTGCTCGGCACCGCGGGCCTGCCGCACGTGCTGATGCGCTTCTACACCGTGCCGACCGCGAAAGAGGCTCGGCGGTCGGTGGTCTGGGCGATCGCGCTGATCGGTGCCTTCTACCTGTTCACCCTGGTGCTCGGATACGGAGCGGCCGCCCTGGTCGGTCCGGACCGGATTCTCGGGGCGGCCGGCGGGGTGAACTCCGCGGCCCCGCTGCTGGCGTTCGAACTCGGCGGGGTGATCCTGCTCGGGGTCATCTCCGCGGTGGCGTTCGCGACGATCCTTGCGGTCGTGGCCGGCCTGACCATCACGGCGTCGGCCTCGTTCGCCCACGACATCTATGCCTCTGTGCTCAAGTCGCACAAGGTGACCGAGGACGAGCAGGTGCGGGTCTCGCGTATCACCGCGGTCGTGCTGGGCGTGTTCGCGATCGGGCTGGGCATCCTCGCCAACGGTCAGAACGTGGCGTTCCTGGTCGCGCTGGCATTCGCCGTGGCGGCCGCGGCCAACCTGCCGACGATCCTGTACTCGCTGTACTGGAAGCGGTTCAACACCCGCGGCGCACTGTGGAGCATGTACGGCGGTCTGATCTCGACCATCGTGCTGATCGTGTTCTCCCCCGCCGTGTCGGGCAGCAAGACCGCGATGATCCCCGGCGCGGACTTCGCCTACTTCCCGCTGGCCAATCCGGGCATCGTTTCCATTCCGCTGGCGTTCGCGCTCGGCATCATCGGCACGCTCACCTCGCGCGACACCGGGGACCCGGAGCTCAACGCCGAGATGGAAGTGCGGTCGCTGACCGGAGTGGGGGCCGAGAAGGCGGTCGCGCACTAA
- a CDS encoding LytR/AlgR family response regulator transcription factor has product MSANLTVLAVDDEAPALDELAYLLGRHPDIGEVHTASDATSALRELNQHTIDAVFLDINMPGLSGIELAGVLTNYTNRPAVVFVTAHEDKAVAAFDVGAVDYLLKPIRQDRLDEAVRRVAAGIPKASTETAGPAQPEDQDWDVVPAELGGITHLVPRDSIGWVEAEGDYARLHSATGAHLVRIPLSTLETRWRDHGFQRIHRSYLVSLRQVTGLRTADGAVLVRLRANGTSPAVELPVSRRQARELRDRLVRDPMRSLKPAGNDE; this is encoded by the coding sequence GTGAGTGCCAACCTGACAGTGCTCGCCGTCGACGACGAGGCACCCGCACTCGACGAGCTGGCCTACCTGCTGGGCCGGCACCCCGACATCGGCGAGGTGCACACCGCGTCCGACGCCACCTCGGCGCTGCGCGAACTCAACCAGCACACCATCGACGCGGTGTTCCTCGACATCAACATGCCCGGACTGTCCGGTATCGAATTGGCCGGTGTCCTCACCAATTACACCAACCGGCCCGCCGTGGTGTTCGTGACTGCCCACGAGGACAAGGCGGTGGCCGCGTTCGACGTCGGCGCCGTCGATTATCTGCTCAAACCCATCCGGCAGGACCGCCTGGACGAGGCCGTGCGCCGGGTCGCGGCGGGCATTCCGAAAGCCTCGACCGAAACGGCCGGGCCCGCCCAGCCCGAGGACCAGGACTGGGACGTGGTCCCCGCCGAATTGGGCGGCATCACCCACCTGGTGCCGCGCGACAGCATCGGCTGGGTCGAGGCCGAGGGTGACTACGCCCGGCTGCACTCCGCCACCGGAGCACACCTGGTGCGAATACCCTTGAGCACCTTGGAGACCCGCTGGCGCGACCACGGATTCCAGCGCATCCACCGCTCCTATCTGGTGTCGCTGCGGCAGGTCACCGGACTCCGCACGGCCGACGGTGCGGTGCTGGTTCGGTTGCGCGCCAACGGGACTTCGCCCGCGGTCGAGCTGCCCGTCAGCCGGCGCCAAGCCCGTGAACTGCGAGACCGGCTGGTCCGGGATCCGATGCGGTCCCTCAAACCCGCGGGCAACGATGAGTGA
- a CDS encoding DUF732 domain-containing protein — MDMRRVIAPLFAAVATALALAATANAIPDQGTPEFDNYMQGLDRNGFHLNPDTAWRVAHQACQGGIPGYISWELAAQGVFGPGSEQRVYDVARKYACPVQ, encoded by the coding sequence ATGGACATGAGACGTGTGATTGCGCCTCTTTTCGCAGCGGTGGCTACCGCGCTCGCCTTGGCCGCCACGGCCAACGCGATCCCAGACCAGGGCACGCCGGAATTCGACAACTACATGCAGGGCCTGGACCGCAACGGCTTCCACCTGAATCCCGATACCGCGTGGCGCGTCGCCCACCAGGCTTGCCAGGGCGGCATACCCGGATACATCAGTTGGGAACTGGCTGCGCAGGGCGTTTTCGGCCCCGGTTCGGAGCAGCGGGTGTACGACGTGGCCAGAAAGTACGCCTGCCCCGTTCAATAG